A window of Eucalyptus grandis isolate ANBG69807.140 chromosome 4, ASM1654582v1, whole genome shotgun sequence genomic DNA:
gaatggaagactcACCTACACAAAAATTGGCTAGTACAGTTCCCGATTAAATTAGGATTCTACACCCTATCGAAACTTTATGGGTGAGGTCCCAGAGTACATTCCAAGGAGTAGCTCCCACAACCATGTATAGGAAAACATACAATCAGACTACGGGGCATTGACATTGCTTAAGGGTAGTGACGGGCATTACCAACACGCTTGAAGTCTCTCGCTCGCATATTTTTAATGGCTCGTGACACTCTGGAGAACTTCGAAGTAGTCAGGGAAAGTTTTTCTTGTGCAACCGGGATCCTTGATTGTAACTGGAACATCTGCACAAGCAGCGAGTGAAAAAGCCATGGCCATTCGATGATCATCATAAGTGTCGATAGCTGTCACGTTCAGTCTCTCTGGAGGAGTAATCACGCAGTAGTCTGGCCCTTCTTCAACTGTTGCACCCAGCTGGAAGAACCCAAATTTCACCACAACGAAGGTGTAGAAACATGGACAAGGTTTCGAAATTGCAGAAACTAGAAGCTCACCTTTCTGAGCTCCGTGCATATAGCAATCATTCGTTCCGTTTCCTTCACTCTCCAACTTGCCACTGACAACAAAGATTCAAAGGAGATTTTCCTTGAGCAACTTTTTCAGATAAACGACTTCAGAGATAAACAGTATGTAATAATTTCCTGATGTTTTgataataataatgctttccTAGTAGCATAAATGCACTAGTGCCAGGCACAACAAGGCCGTTTTCTGCACCCCCTGCTGAAAGAAGCAGCTCTTCTTTTCTAATaagcaattcattttcctaatagGATCACAAGAATTCATGGCTCACAAAGAGGTCCCTCTATAAAGCACAAGAGGAAGGAGGACAACAAAAATTTAGGTACGCTTGAATGGGAATGTCTACTGACTGCAGAATAGCCATAGAAGATGCAGCGCTGTATAAGGGGCCTAGGGAATGAAAATGCCATCTTCCAAAACAATAGGCCTATCATATCCATGGAAATAAGGCAACGTTCTTAAAGAAGAGGCATTTAGGCTTTAACCACCTGTAAGATTGACCATCAACTAACTTGTGATAGTGGACCAGTAACTCAGTTAAGATGTTTTGCTTCTTGGGAAAAAAATCCATAAGCTAGTAAGATCAAATCACCCTCCCTAGAGAAAActcaaaaatttccaaacatcAAATAACCCGCAAATCCTAACACCCCAAACACCTGAACACCAAACTTGTGCACCCATCATGGCCATCACATGCCACAGTCAATGACCACTTGCCACAGTCAGTTGCAACCATCTCTTCTCTCCCCCCAAGTTTTTGGTAAATGAGGTCAGAAGAGTGGTATGGGCATTTTGGAcgcaaaattaaaattttaaggatAGAGTTATGGTACTAGTTAATGTCAAGTATGATGTGAAGTCTGCAAACAAAATACAGGGGCAAAGAAGTGgtttaaaaagtagaaaatgcaAAGTTGTCATGGGGCAAAAGGTGAGTTCTAATTTTGGTATTGTACTGCTAACTTAGAACATGACTACACCTTGGACCCAACAGTAGATTAAAATCAGATGCAAACATCACAGCAAATCATTGACATAATTGAACCATACCATCTCTAATTGCAGTGGGCCCATCAGCGAAAAGAGCAACCACTGCAAGAGTCATGGCAACATCTGGCATTTTATTCATGTCGACATCAATAGCGCGCAAATGCTTTCTTCCAGAAGAATTCCGTGGAGGTCCAGTCACTGTAACACTGTTCTCTGTCCAGGTGACTATAGCCCCCATTTTCTCAAGGACTTCAGCAAATTTTACATCGCCCTATATTAGAAAAAATTGACAATCCAATGTTTATCAGGcacatttttaataaaagagaaaCCCATGAATTATGTAACCAGCAACATATCTTCCCATGAAATAGAGACTGTCATAGTTTATATGATAAAAGTAGTCAAAAGTTGAATCTTTAGGACGGAATCTGAGGTTGGGTCTAGATACCTGTAAACTACTCGTACCACAACCTTCAACAGTAACGGTTCCCCCAGTGACAGCTGCACCTGCTAGGAAGTAACTAGCACTTGAAGCATCACCTTCCACATAAGCTTTTCCAGGAGTCCTGTCAACTTATGGATCGGTTAAACTGATGATATGAAAACTGTCAAGTCAACCAACCACCTTGGCACGTAGCACAAGGACTACCTGTATTTCTGACCTCCTCGGACCAAGAACCTATCCCAGCTACCACTATGCTCAACAGAAACCCCAAATCGTTCCATTAACTTTAGAGTCATCTCAACATAAGGAATGGAAATTAGCTTGTCAATGATCTCAATCTCCACATCCCCTAGAGATAAAGGAGCAGCCATTAGCAAAGCAGTCAAGTATTGACTACTTATGGATCCAGACAACTTCACCTGCAAATACCCATAAGCAATACATTATATTGGTGGACAATAAATGTCATAGTGATAAATACTATCTTCAGAAACAGAATT
This region includes:
- the LOC104442250 gene encoding 3-phosphoshikimate 1-carboxyvinyltransferase 2 — protein: MAHAVRTPNCPLNMQVFAKSSRPRFAVSVALGSQFLGASELKHCKNPRVAVKVPSFKVAASVATAEKPSKVPEIVLQPIKEISGTVTLPGSKSLSNRVLLLAALSEGTTVVDNLLNSDDVHYMIGALRALGLNVEEDKSIKRAIVEGCAGQFPVGKESRDEVQLFLGNAGTAMRPLTAAVTAAGGNSSYILDGVPRMRERPIGDLVTGLKQLGADVDCFLGTNCPPVRINAKGGLPGGKVKLSGSISSQYLTALLMAAPLSLGDVEIEIIDKLISIPYVEMTLKLMERFGVSVEHSGSWDRFLVRGGQKYRTPGKAYVEGDASSASYFLAGAAVTGGTVTVEGCGTSSLQGDVKFAEVLEKMGAIVTWTENSVTVTGPPRNSSGRKHLRAIDVDMNKMPDVAMTLAVVALFADGPTAIRDVASWRVKETERMIAICTELRKLGATVEEGPDYCVITPPERLNVTAIDTYDDHRMAMAFSLAACADVPVTIKDPGCTRKTFPDYFEVLQSVTSH